A window from Pirellulales bacterium encodes these proteins:
- a CDS encoding ATP-binding protein: MSSMTTPRTLDPAIQQRAAELFTQHQRQIYVRTDRLFAALMMLQWLAGIAAAFWLSPRTWTGPISQTHLHVWAAVVLGGAITGVPVLMVFSFPGAAVTRQAIAIGQMLTSALLIHLTGGRIETHFHVFGSLAFLAVYRDWRVLVTATIVVATDHLLRGIFWPQSVYGVLSASWFRTLEHASWVLFEDVILIFAIYQSNLEMWEIAARRAELEATNVRIENTVAERTAELRARETELKRAKQIAEAASRAKSEFLANMSHEIRTPLNGVVGMTELALDTQLNSAQREYLNTVKSCADSLLTVINDILDFSKIEAGKLSMEQISFDLPELLGNTCKTLGLRAHQKGLELACRVPADVPEFIVGDPGRLRQVIVNLVGNAVKFTKQGEVVVQVELRSRNDRSVNLHFTVTDTGIGISPEKQSIIFHAFEQADTSTTRTYGGNGLGLAISSKLIELMGGKIWVESELGRGSTFHFSADFGISNEAGKQKLYDAQLLKNVRALVVDDNDTN; this comes from the coding sequence ATGAGTTCGATGACGACACCAAGAACATTGGACCCCGCCATCCAGCAGCGGGCCGCTGAGCTTTTCACGCAGCACCAGCGGCAGATTTACGTGCGGACCGACCGCTTGTTTGCCGCGCTGATGATGTTGCAATGGCTGGCCGGCATAGCCGCCGCCTTTTGGCTGTCGCCACGGACTTGGACTGGACCGATAAGCCAAACGCACCTTCACGTGTGGGCCGCGGTTGTATTAGGCGGCGCCATTACTGGCGTGCCAGTTCTGATGGTGTTTAGCTTTCCCGGCGCAGCCGTCACGCGGCAAGCAATTGCCATTGGACAAATGCTAACCTCAGCATTATTGATCCACCTTACCGGCGGCCGCATTGAAACACACTTCCACGTGTTCGGATCGTTGGCTTTTTTGGCCGTGTACCGCGATTGGCGAGTGTTGGTGACCGCTACCATTGTCGTCGCAACCGACCACCTGTTGCGCGGAATTTTTTGGCCGCAATCGGTGTACGGAGTGCTCAGCGCCTCTTGGTTTCGCACGCTAGAACATGCTAGCTGGGTGCTGTTTGAAGACGTCATCCTGATCTTCGCCATTTATCAAAGCAACCTGGAGATGTGGGAAATCGCGGCTCGCCGGGCAGAACTGGAAGCCACGAATGTGCGCATTGAAAACACCGTCGCGGAACGTACGGCGGAATTACGCGCCCGCGAAACGGAATTAAAACGCGCCAAGCAAATTGCCGAGGCTGCTAGCCGCGCCAAAAGCGAATTCCTGGCAAACATGAGCCACGAAATCCGCACGCCGCTTAACGGCGTCGTGGGCATGACCGAATTGGCTCTCGATACGCAGCTTAATTCCGCCCAACGCGAATATCTGAACACCGTCAAATCGTGCGCCGACTCATTGCTCACTGTCATTAACGACATCCTCGATTTCTCCAAAATCGAGGCCGGAAAGCTGAGCATGGAACAAATCAGCTTCGATCTGCCCGAGCTGCTGGGAAATACTTGCAAAACCTTGGGGCTCCGGGCCCATCAAAAGGGTTTGGAGTTAGCTTGCCGCGTGCCAGCCGACGTGCCGGAGTTCATCGTGGGCGATCCCGGCCGGCTACGGCAAGTCATTGTGAATTTGGTCGGCAACGCCGTCAAATTTACAAAACAGGGCGAGGTCGTCGTACAAGTCGAACTCCGTTCTCGGAACGATCGATCCGTGAACTTGCACTTCACCGTAACGGACACCGGCATCGGTATTTCGCCGGAAAAGCAAAGCATTATTTTCCATGCCTTCGAGCAGGCTGACACTTCCACGACCCGCACCTATGGCGGCAATGGGCTGGGCCTGGCCATTTCGTCCAAGCTCATCGAGCTGATGGGGGGCAAAATTTGGGTCGAGAGCGAA